The Marinomonas profundi DNA segment CTATTAGTACCGACCATTGTGTCCCTTGTGTGGATGTCGGTTTTCGGTGGCTCTGCGTTAGAGCAATCGGCAAATGGCATTGGTGCATTGGCAAATGGCATAACCGATTCCTCTTTGGCCATGTTCCAAATGTTTGAGAATTTACCTCTCACCTCTGTCATTTCCTTTGTGGGTATTGTTCTGGTGCTGGTTTTCTTTGTCACCTCTTCAGACTCTGGCTCCTTGGTCATTGACGGTATTACCGCCGGCGGTAAAACCGATGCGCCGATGATTCAGCGCGTGTTCTGGGCGGTGCTAGAAGGTGTTATCGCGATTGCTCTATTGATTGGCGGTGGTTCTGAAGCGCTAGGGGCGATTCAAGCCGCGGCGATTACCATTGGCTTACCTTTCACTCTGCTTATGTTGATCATGTGTGTGAGCTTGTGGAAAGGCTTAAAAACCGATATGCATCTTTATAAGTAATACTAAAAAGTCGCTAACAAGGTAAACGGCCTAACCGTTTACCTTGTTTTTTTTTGTTAAAGCTTTTACTATCAGCGCCCTCTTAGGGGAGTAATCTTCTTTGCACCTACAACCTATGTACTGCAAAGATTCTTTGTCAACATAATTGAGCCTCACGCTTGTGGCAAAGAAGTCCTGATCCGATGCTGATCGACGGGATTGATGAGACTTAAGACAATGACTTGGCTCAGGTGGGCACAGGTAGTTGTCTTTCGTTTTATTGCCCACCTAGGACCTATCAAAAATGGAAGCATTACTCACTTCTATCTCTACTGTTGCCCTTGCTGAAATGGGCGATAAAACTCAACTTTTGGCTTTGTTCCTAGCAACGCGTTTTGCCTCTAAAATGTCGATTGTGCTGGGCATTCTTGCTGCGACCTTACTTAATCACGCGTTGTCTGCTTGGTTAGGGGTCGAAATTGCTCAATGGATACCAGAAAGCGCAATCAGTTGGATTGTTGGCCTAAGCTTCATTGCTGTCGGCTTATGGTTATTGATTCCAGATAAAGACGATAGTGAAGACAATCAAATTCTAAAATACGGGGCGTTTAGCGCCACCTTTGTGTTGTTTTTCCTAGCTGAAATTGGCGACAAAACACAAATTGCCACCGTCTTATTAGGCGCTCACTATGGCAGTGTTTGGATGGTCTTAATCGGTTCAACGTTGGGCATGATGCTGGCAAACGTGCCAGTTGTGTTTGCAGGTAACTGGATAATGGACAGAATCAATGCTGACCGAACTCGTCAGCTGGCGTGCTTACTTTTTCTCATCATGGGAGCCGTGACCATCACAGCGCCATTGCTTTCATAAATAGGCTTTAATACACAGGAACCTAAGATGGACGTCGAATTAACCGAAATACTCGAAGCACTTTGCCAGCACGCGCCGTTTAATGAGATTGCCGACGATCCGCAACTCAACGACATGACCAAAGAAATAGAGATTCAGTATGTTCGTGCTGGGGAGTGGGTCATCGCTCCAAGCGCACTGAACAATACGCTTTTCTTTATCCGTAGTG contains these protein-coding regions:
- a CDS encoding TMEM165/GDT1 family protein is translated as MEALLTSISTVALAEMGDKTQLLALFLATRFASKMSIVLGILAATLLNHALSAWLGVEIAQWIPESAISWIVGLSFIAVGLWLLIPDKDDSEDNQILKYGAFSATFVLFFLAEIGDKTQIATVLLGAHYGSVWMVLIGSTLGMMLANVPVVFAGNWIMDRINADRTRQLACLLFLIMGAVTITAPLLS